In Hymenobacter volaticus, the genomic window GTCCAACAACGAAGACTTCCCCTTCATCTTGGTTGACGAACAAAACCGCCGCCTCTTGATTGATGCTGCCGGTGCCGTTTACGACAGCAACGGCCGGCAAGTAGCCATGGTCTCGGACCCTTCGTAAGCTTCTTCTCAGTAGTTAAAAAGCCGGTTTCCCGTTAGGAACCCGGCTTTTTTGTTGCCTTAAGGTGACGTTGCGCAACACTAAACTAACAGGTTGAATAGCCGCATTCCTGTTACCACATTGGACGGCGTAGGCTGTAGCTTTGCTGCCAATCAATCTGCGCCTCTATGCCTACGCTCCCTTTCTTGCTTGTTGATGCTTTCACAGAAACCCCGCTGGGCGGCAATCCGTGCGCAGTGGTTTTGGATGCCGACAACCTTACCGACGAGCAGATGCAGCGCTTGGCGAGGGAATTCAACCAGTCGGAAACCGCCTTCGTGCGTCGTTCTGCAGACGCAGATTTTGGTGTTCGCTTCTTTACGCCAGCCGAAGAAATTCCGCTGGCCGGGCACCCCACCATTGCCACCGTTGTGGCGCTGATGCACGCGGGCCGCTTGCCGCTCACGGGTCCGCGCACCACATTGCAGCTCGCCCTGCGCGACGGTCCTATTCGTATCGATGTGGACGCGGCGGCTGCCCCAGACGAGCTACCGCAGGTGTTAATGACGCAACGCAAGCCTGTGTTTGGGTTGTTGCACGATCCGGCGGTGGTAGCACCGCTCTTTGGCCTCACGCCCAACGATGTGTTGCCCGGCGCGCCAATCCAAACGGTGAGCACCGGCACCCGGCAGCTAATGATGTTCCTACGCGACCATGACGCTCTGCGCCGGGCCACGCCACCCGAACCCGCTGCCTACGCCCGCTACCGCGCCACCTCTGATTTCTTTAGTCCGCATCTGTTTTGCTTGGGCGGTGCCACCCCTACGGGGCATACGTTTGCCCGGCAGTTTGGCACGCCTCCCGACCTGGCCGAAGACCCGGTTACGGGTTCGGCTACCGGCGGCATGGCGGCGTACCTCTGGCACTACGCCTACCTTGCTCAACCTGATTTCATTGCCGAGCAAGGGCACTGGTTAGGTCGGCCAGGCACTATAAATGTGCATGTAGCCGGCCCTCGCGAAGACATCGAGTTCGTGCGCATTGGTGGCACCGGCGTGGTGCTCGTAGAAGGCAAGCTGACAATGTAAGTGGTTGAAAACGGTTAAATGGCAATAGCAGGCAGCTCGCCGAAAGTGGGAGTCTGCACACTGATGAACAAGGTTTTGTTGCAACTCTGAGCCCGCGGAAGCTGTTCAGTACCTGAACCGTGTTGTACTTATTGCTCCTGCTCCGTGCCCGAATTACCCGAAGTTGAAACCTACCGCCGCTTCCTCGACGACATCATCCTGCACCAACCTATTACGGCGTTTGAAGTGAAAGACGCCCACGTCCTTGTGACCGACGAAGACACGTTGCGCAAGGCCTTGGTCGGCCGTCACGTAACGGCCACTCGCCGCCTCGGCAAAAACTGCTTTCTAGAGCTCGACAACGGCCAGGTGCTGGCCTTGCATTTCGGCATGACCGGCGACGTGGGCGCCTACCGCGACGACCACGACGCGCCCCGCTTCACCCGCGTCGCCTTCCACCTGGCTGATGGCCTGCGCGTCGCCTTCATCGACCCGCGCAAGTTCGGCCGTATCCGGCTTGTGGAAAGCGTAGCACAGTATCAGAAAGCCAAGAAGCTCGGCCCCGACGCGCTAGATGTGACGCCCGAGCACCTGCAAGCCGTGCTCGGCACCAAAAAGCCGATGATCAAGCCGCTGCTTCTTGACCAAGGCATCACGGCGGGTCTCGGCAACTGGATTGTGGATGAAGTACTGTTTCAAGCCAAGATTCATCCGGAGCGCCGGGCGCATACGCTTAGTTCCAAAGAGTTTAAAGCCCTGCACGCCGCCATCCAATTGGTGCTTACCACCGCTATTCAACACGAAGCCACCTATCGACACTTCCCGGCTTCGTTCCTGATTCACGCCCGCGAGTGGGACGATTCCGCCACCCCCGGCACGGACGCCCACACCTTCTGTCCCCGCCACCCCAAAACGTTGATTGATAAAGGCTACGTGGGCGGCCGGGCTACTTACCATTGCCCACGGTGTCAGCCGGCCCCAGCCTCAGACATGGATAGCAGCGCCAGCGCAACAGGTGCCAAACCCGATGAGCAGCACCAACAAAGCGCTTAGCCAGTAGGCTTGTTGGATGCCAGATGTGTGGCTCAGTGAAGCAAAGAACATAACGACAAATAGTTGACCGAGGAGTGCCAGAGCCATTCCATACATAAATTCTAGGCTGTCGTGGCGGTAAACGAATTTGATGATGACTGCCAGCAGCAACACAACCGCCAAATTGATACCCACAATACGTTGGTAGGGTGTCTTCATGAGTAGTCTTGAGCAGAATCTAGTGCATGTTACCTAAGCCACCGTTCAAGACTACCATACCGCTGCACGCACCAAACCCGATCAGAAGCACCAACAGGGCGCTTAGAAAGTAAGGCGCGGGCTTTTGTCGGTTGGTTGATTTGTATTCTGAAACAAATGAAATAAGCCCAGCAACACGTTCACGGCAGCCTGTATAACATAGCCAAATGCAAACAGCGCCGCACTGCCTAATTCGGTGACGCCGGCCAACAACCCCAGCACGACGGCCGCTAGAAGCAGACCGAGTAGGTTGTTGCGTAGAATATGGTTGGGTTGTGGAGCTGAATCAGGCATGACAGTCGGGAAAACAACCAACAGTAAGTTACAGCATATTTGAGCAGACTCTAATGACCACCTTTCATGTTGGATAACAATAGCCCACATACCCCGAAACCAATCAACAGTAGTAATAAGCCTGATAAAAAGAAGGCCAAGGCGTAGTGCATCCTATTGCCCGACAACATCATGATTGCGCCAGTTAACCCGTTGAGTAACACCAGCGCGCCAATTGCCATGGGCAACGAATCGATACCTTCAAACACGGCCACTAGCAATAAGATACCTAGATTAAGTATCAGCGGCCAAGTCACGGACTCTTTATCCGCGGGCTTCTTCGGCGGTTGCGGCAACGGGTTCGGCTCCATTAGATAATGCCCGTGCGTTCGGACCGCAGTTCATCTAGCCGCGCCAGCTTCTCGGCGTCGCGGTAGAAGATGTTCATGGTTTCGAAGGGCACGATTTTCAGGTCTTTGCTCACAATATGAACGCAGGATTTTTTCACGGCCCGCACGTCGAAATTGTGCGCGTCCATGAACTGCAAGATGATAATGCGGAACAGGTTGTCGTAGCTCAGATTGGGGGCCGAGACCTGCGGCAAACAGCACAACAACTGGTTGATTTCGGGCACCACCGTATCCACGGTATTAGCCGTGCTGAACAGCTTGAGCATGTGCTGACGCAGGCGCGGGTCACGCTCATACACGATGGTGTTGCTGCTGTTGGTGAGCAGTTCGGCGGGGTCGAGGTAGCGCGTGAGCGGGAAGACTTCGCCGTCCAGCTTCAGGGCGTAGGCCATGGCTAGCGCGTCGGGGTTGCAGGGTACGGGCAGCAGGTCGGCGGCGGTAAACACCGAGCTTTGGTTGATGATGCCCTGCCGTACTTCGGTGAGCGAAAACGAATCGGTAGCTGGGTTAAAATTGTCGAGGCGGCCGGCGGCTTGGGTGGGCTGAAACGTGACGCCGCGCACGCAACGTTGCTTGAGGGCGTAGTCGATGATGTCGCCCATCTCGTCATCGTTGAGGCCTTTTTGCAGGGTCACGACCAGCGTGGTGCTGAGGTTGTGTTTGTTGAGGTTTGCTATGGCCTTTTGGCGCACTTCGCGCAGGTCGCGGCCGCGCATGGTTTGCAACACGTTCTCGCGGAACGAGTCGAACTGCAAGTACACTTCAAAGGCGCCCGCATAGGTAGCTAGCCGTGCCACAAAGGCTTCGTCTTTGGCTAGGCGCACGCCGTTGGTGTTCACCATCAGGTGCTTGATGGGTTTGCGCTTGCACATATCCAGAATCTCCCAGAACTGCGGGTGCAGCGTGGGCTCACCGCCGGACAATTGCACCACGTCGGGCTCGCCTTCGTTGGCCACCACTAGGTCCACCATGGCTTCCACTTCCTCTAAGGTGCGGTGGCGGCCGTGTGTCGGGCTGCTTTCGGCGTAGCAGGTGGGGCAGGTAAGGTTGCAGCGGTCGGTTATTTCCACCACCGTGAGGCAGCTGTGCTGCTCGTGGTCGGTGCAGAGGCCGCAGTCGTAGGGGCAGCCGTAGTGGGTGGCCATGTTGAAGCGGCGCGGCGTTTCGCTCGGCTTCACGTAGTTGCGGATGCTCTTGTAATATTCGATATCGGTGGCGATGCGCACCTTTTGGCGCCCATGCTCGGGGCAGCGCTTGAGCATATACACATTCCCGTCCTCGAACACGATTTTGGCCTCGATGCGGCGCAGGCATTCCGGGCAGAGGCTCAGGGTGAAATCGTAGTAGATATAAGGACGTTCGGGCATGGCAGGGAAGGTTAGATGAAGGGTTACAGTATCAAGCTTCGAGGTCAACAATCAGCTATGCTATTCCTGTAGCTCAAGCAACAGCTCGACTATGTTACCTTTTAAAATCTTCCTGCCCTTAACAAAATCAAGATGAAGTATTAGACGCAATTGGCTAGCCGACAAGTCTGTTACTAGGAATCTAAAGTAGCTACCTAGATGGACGTCCCAACTATGGATGCTCAGCACGTTGCCAACTATACTGTAAAGAGAGGATTTGACCGGACCAGCCTCTTGAGTAGTATACAGCAGTTCATTTGGGTCTATTAAATCCAAAGTATCGAACATCTCTAAACTCATCATTCCAATACCATGCCCTTCGCCAGGCAACTGCTTTGCGGTTTTGAACTTCCAAACTTTATGAATTGATACTTCTAAAACTGAACCCGCCGATTGTCTTTGTATATGTGCTTCCAGCAATTGCCGGTTTTTTTCCTCTTGCGCCGCCTGCAGTTGTTGATTTCTTTCGTCTTCGCTTGTCGGCACTTTCTCCTGCGGCCATTCAGCAAAGCCATACCACTTGTCCCCTCTTGTAGGCAGATTGGGGGCTAGATCGGGTTTAAACAAAGCACAGAATATCTGATTCTTTCCTTTGGGATTAACACTGTTGGTTGACAGTCCCCGAAGACGCATCTGATGAATGGCGTAGGGAACGAATTTGTAGTTTGGAAACCACTCCACAATCTTGTGTTTAAGTTGCAGAAAGGCGGCTTCGTATTCAAGATGTGGTGAAACCGTAATAGCATGAATGGTTGGATAACGTGCTTGATCTATACCTAGACTATTCGCTCTCTTATGGTCCAACGCCAACATCAAAGTTGAGCTGTCCACTCCGTATAGGGTATAGTAAGGGCCAAGTAGGCTAATGACAAAGTGAATTTCCTTGGCAACCAAGTACGTAGGAGTATCACTCTCTTCTAGAGTTAAGCACCCCGAAAAGCAAGGTGAAAAGGTATTGATACTACCGGAAATCTTCCGCTTAAATTTCTTTCTGAGAAACTTATTGAAGCTGCCCCACCGCTCCTGATAGTTCTTGGCATCAAACAGGTTGTCTTCAATGATGCTCGCTATTTGCTGGTAGCCGGGGTAAGTTTCATGTAACGTGATGGCGTCACTTTCACTTTCCAGAATGCCCAGCGGATAATAGGCTTTTATAGTTTCGTATAAGGGCCAAAAGTTGTGTATACCACTATTAAACCGAAAGTATTCCTTCATTTATCATGCTTTTAAATAAGTATTAAACACTTACTCAAGCGGCAGAGCAGCCATTGCTCTGTCTCGCCTCCACCACACCCAAACATAATACCCTAGTCCTGCCACACAAGCACACTGAATAGCCGTAAGTCCGAGCCCAGGCAGTGGCGGCGTGGGCTTAATGAATTCCGCCAGCAACCGAAACAGTAGATACGCTGCCAGAAACAACTGAAACCGGCGACCATTGGGCAACGGCCGGCGCCGTTCCTGCAGCCATAGCAGCAGCGCCAGCACGCCTAAAAATAGGATTTCGTAGAGGTTGGTGGGGTGGCGCGGGATACCGTCGCCGAAGTCAATGCCCCAGGGCAAGGCGGTGGCGGTGCCGTAGGTGCCGTCTTCGAGCCCGCTGAGGTGACAGCCGAGCCGCCCAATGCTTAGGCCCAGCAGCAGCGGAAACACCATCAGGTCGCCGCTGGAGGCGGTAATACCTAGGCGCTTCTTGGTGAGTTCCACGCCGATCAGGCCGCCTAGAAAGCCCCCGACAATGGTTTTGTTGGTGAAATAATAGAGCGCGCCGCCGGGTGGGTGCAGCAATACTTCCGGGTGTTCGAGCAACCCGAGCAGCCGAGAGCCGAGTAACGCCCCCACTGAGCAGCCCACGAAAATCCAGAGGCGGTGCTCGCTGGAAATGGGGTCGGTGGTACGCGTGCGTAAGCGCTGATAGTAGCGGTAGCCCAGGGTGTAGGCCAGCACCTCGCACAGCAAGTGTACAGGCAAAAAAAGTGGGCCCAGCGTGAGGTGAACGGGATACGACAAGAAAGTAAGGCTACTGCCGAAGGTTCAAAAAAATAGGCTTGCGTGCTAGCTGCATGTATGCACGGGGCTATTTTAAGGGATTCTGTTGAGTTAATCGTCTTAGTTACTTACTAAGTACCTCACAACTGCACATACCACCTGCTTTACTCCCCTTCGCCGATGAAAACTGCACGTGCCTTACTGGTTGGGAAGGATCCATTGGTGATGAACCGGTTGTTAAGCGCTTTGCGTGCCAACGGCCACGCCGTAGAAGGCACCGTTAGTTGGGAAACTGCACATGAAGACTTCAATGCCCACGACTTTACGCTTATCGGGCTCGGCGGTGGCTTCAACGACCAAGAAAGGGCGCAACTACGGCAAGGATTTCAGTTGCAAAATCCGGAGACTAGACTGGCTGACGTGTTTGGGCCAGTAGGACACGCGCAACTACAGTTTTTGCTGAGTCCAGCAGCGCAACAACCAGCGCTCGAACACCTAACGGTCTCACTTACTGAGTTGCCCCCGCAGGTGCAGCTTATCGTTCGCACCCAAACCGAGGCAACCATCACGCTCTATCATTTTCAGGGGCAGTTGCACACCGAAGAAGTATGGAAAGGCGAACTACCAGCCGGGACAACTCAGTTGCCCTTGCAACGCGAACAACTGCTGCCGGACATGCTATATCATGTGGTAGCGCAATTGCCCGAAGGGGAAGTGCATACTCATCGGTTCACGCTGCCAAGAGTGGAATGAAGCTTATTACTCTATTAAAAACTCTATTAAAAGCAAAAAGGCCCGGCATGTGCTGCCGGGCCTCTTAGTTTATAGTTTACTGCTGGTTGTTTTTCTTGGCTGCCTTGCGCGTGAGCGTGGTGAGCCAAGATTGAGTGATGGGGGACTCGCTTTCGTGGCCGTAGCGGCGGGCATCGCCTTGCTCGTCGGTGGGGCCGGGCAGGGCCCGATTCACCCAGCTCAGCATGTCGGCGGTGGTGCCAGGCGCTAGGCCGTGGATGCCGGAAAGCAGCTTCGCGGGCAGCCCAATGATGATTTCGGCGTCGCCGCGGCGGCAGGCGTTCCAAATCTGGCGGGCCGCCGACTCGGCCCCAACCGTAATGGCGGGCATGGAATCGGCGATGGTAAACCAGGCGTACTCCTTGATGTGCTGGCCTTTGATGATGGCATGCGGCGGACTGCCAGTGCGTAGCAAGCCGGGACAAACCGTAGTAACCTGAATGCCATATTGCAGCAACTCGGAGCGGAAACTTTCGGAGAGGCCCACCAGCGCAAACTTGCTGGCGCAGTACGGCGCCAAGTGCGGCACCGCCACTTTACCGCCCACCGAGGCAATGTTCACGATACGGCCCTCGCCTCGCTGGCGCATGTCGGGTAGCACGGCTTGCATGGCGTGCAGCGGCGCCCAGAAGTGCGTATCCATCGACTCTTCGTATTCGCGCAACTCCATGTGGTCGAGCGGGCCGCCGGTGATGATGCCCGCGTTGTTGATCAACACGTCGATGGGGCCTAGTTTTTCCTGCACTTCGGCCACCATAGTGCGCACTTCGCCGGGCACCATTAGGTCGCGGGAAACAGCTAGTACCTCGGCGCCGCCCGCAGCTAGCTCTTGTCGGGCGCGCTCCAGTTCATCGGCGTCACGAGCACAGATGGCTACTTTGGCGCCTTCGGCTACGGCTTGGCGGGCCAAAATCAACCCCAAGCCGCGCGATCCGCCGGTAATCAAGACCACTCGGCCCTGTAGGTTGTAGGAGCCGCGCCGATTGCTCCACAACGTGGCGGCCGCTAGCAGCGCGCCAGCCCCGGCCAGGGCCAACCAGTTATTACGTTTTTCTGCTTTCATATAGTATGCGTTTCTGATTGCGGTATCCTAGTTGCTGATTAAATACTCGTTGCGCGCTGAAGATGTTTGCCAGGGTCTTGCAAGTTCCCGCGCCCTGCCTTACGCAAGCACAACGGTAAGCGCGCGGCTTCTGAGTAGCAAAACGAAGAATACGATATACTGCTCTGGCTAATCAACTAAAAATCAGCACTAGAAACGCGCAACTTGAAACCAGAAAGTTCTGGACAGACGTTATGGGCGCAGCTTTCACGAATTGGCATCATATTTACGTGTCAGTTTCAGCTCCTAGCTTATTGCTTGGCCCAGAGGCGCTATCCGTCGGCTGGCATCTTCACTTACTACGCATGAAAACCTTTATTATCGCTGCGCTACTGGCGACTACTCCTACCCTCCTATTAGCTCAGACCACTACCAAGCCGAAACCCAAACCGGCGGTGGCTGGCACCACCAAACCCAGAACTTCGGCCTCGGCGGCCGCCCCTACTCGGCCTATGGCAACCCCGCCCGAAGCGCAGGTGGAAGCGCGCGCCAATGCCCTCACTAGCAACATGCAGAAGGCGCTGGCCCTCAACCCAGCACAAGTGGAGAAGGTGCGGCAAATCAATCTAACCAGTGTGCGTGGCGTGGAGTCGGCCCGCCTCAATTACCGTCAGGAAGTGCGCAAAATGGCCTCCATCGTGGACGATATTGGTCAAGCCCGTTTGAGCGCCTTGAAAAACGTCTTGTCTCCGGCCCAGTTCGATAAGTATCAGCGCAAGCGCGAAGAGAAAATGGGCGTTCCTAATGCCCAGGGCATACAAGGTAACCCTGCTCCCGGGCTTCCTTCGCAAGGCGAATAAGGGTAACAAATGATTAATTGAAAAGGTGACCCGGTGAGCTTGAGGCTAGCGTTGCGCAAATTGCGCAGTTGGAACCTCAAGCTCACCGGGTCACCTTTTCACTGAAACGTTTCCCAGCCTAGTTTGAGGATGATGCCGCTGACGACTACCAGAAATAGAATTCGGACGAAACCGGTGCCTTGTTTGAGGGCTACTTGCGCACCCAGGCTGGAGCCAACCATATTGCATAGGGCCATGGGCAAGGCTACCATCCAGAGCACTTGCCCAGTGTAAGCAAAGTAAGCTAGCCCCGCAATGTTGGTGGCTACGTTGACGAGCTTGGCCGACGCCGACGCCGTTAGAAAATCGTAGCCGAACAGTCCGACAAACGTGAAGAGCAGGAAACTACCCGTGCCGGGACCGAAAAAGCCGTCGTAGAAGCCGATAACCGCGCCCATGATAATGGCCACCCACACTTCACGGCGGGGTGAGAGGCGCGGGGCGTGCAGAGAGCCTAAGTCTTTGCGCCAAAACGTGTAGAGGGCAATAACCACCAGCAGCCCCAGTACCATCGGCCGCAGCAATTCGCGCGGAAACATGCTTACTACCCGCGCCCCCAGAAACGCGAAAGTACCCGCTGTGGCCGCTGCCGTACCCACAGACCGCCACTGAATAGGTACCTGACCAGCGTAGCGCCGTAGCGCGGCCGCCGTACCCATCAACGACGATACTTTACCAGTCCCGAAAATGGTAGCCTCCGGTACACCCTTTAGCAGCAGCAGCATCGCCGGCAGTTGAATCAACCCGCCCCCACCGACCATCGAATCAATAAAACCCGCCATAAAGGCGAACAAACACAGCAGTGCGAGAGTCAGAGTGGTAATCACGGCGGCGAAAGTAGCATATTGACTTGCCAGTTACCAGCCAGGAGTTATCAATTAGCAGTTGTCTGTCCTGATACTTACTAACGCCCGATTGGCGGCTTGTAACTGATACCTCATATTCGCCGCGCTTTCGCCTCTGGGTACAGCTTAACTCACCTCTAGCTACTCATGATGCGTTAGCACCTTATCACTTATGACTAACTACGCTCAAATAGCTCTACTCGGAAGCCCTGCCTCCTTGGTTTAATTATGTTCTTGTTTAGGCAACTATCTCCTTCCAACTCAACCTGCGTGGGTAGCCTTAATCTTGGCGCGCCATTCAACTAGCTCCTGCAATAGGGCCATTTCCAGGCGGTCAATACGGCGGCGCAATTGGGCAGTGGTGTTGGACTCCAATAACTCTTCCCGCGCATCTTTCAGATAGTCTAGCATATCGGCGTAGCGCTCCGCTTCGCGGTCTAAGTCACGGAGGCTAATCCAGGCTATCAAGCTGGCCGCGGCTACGGGCAGCGTGAGAGGCAGGAACTTGAACAGAAACTTGTAGTACCACACGTGAGACAAGTTAGCCAGGACGTCCTTGGGCAAGTAGTTTACCAACAGCGCCCCCAAGGCACAGAGGGTAGCAGCAATCGAAAACAGGAAAAACCAGCGCTCCATTCGGTGCAGGCGGTGTTTTGCCAGGTCTCGGGCTTGCTCGAAATACTTGATCTGTCCGCCTTCTTGCTTAGGGGCATCAAGCCGCTGACTAACATAGCGCTGGGCCATTTCCTTGGCGGTAGTGGAAGTATGGGCCCCATAGTCGTAGTGATTTTTGCTTACTCTGACGCAGAATTCGCGCAAGTGCAGCATATACAAGGACTTGGCCAACGAGCTTAGTTCCGGCAAATGAAACTCCCGCAAATGACGAGGGCCCCCGGGATACAAAGGCGGTTGGGGGTTGCGGCAGTGGCCGGAACTGTCGAAAGTAGATTCTGTGCCGCACGGGTTAGTTCGGCCAGTAAACGAGCTTCCAGCCAGCCTCTTTGTTCCGTGCGGTGGTGCAGCCGCCACGCTAATAACAGCACCAACAGCAGGAGCGCGAACTTTGTAACTCCAGCCAAGAGCGCGGAACTCCCTTCTAAACCAAAAGCCAGGGCCAGGGCCGCGACAAACGTAGCCAGCAGATGCCCCCCTAATACCCACTCACTATACCATACAAAGCGAGTTTTGGTGTGAACCGCCCTTCTGTCTGCCTCGGTGTGGATATGGGCCAGGACCGTAGGATACTGCAGTTCGGGCAGTGGCACCATCGTAAGGCGAGTGAGTTGATTGAAACCAAGTTCTGCTGCTGTGGCTTTCGGCTGCTTGATTTCAAGCTTAGAGGTTACTGGCAATAAGTTATCTGGCCCGACCGGCGCATCTACTTCAATGACTAGCAACCGTTTTCCGGTGGCGTAAGCGTGCTGGAGAGTTTCAGCTGAACCGCCGCGGGCAAAATCAACGGCCGGCGCCGACCCAAGTACGGCCTCTTTCTCGGCGCGGGTACAGGCCACTACCAGCACATCACACTCACTCACGATTTCGTAGGCCGTTTCCGCAAACCGTTCATTGCGGTCCGGATCGACGCCGGTGATTCGAACTTCCAGTACTGCCGGCGTGTGAAGGCACGCTCTGGCCTGGGTCAGCCGTTGGCGCACAGTTGCTTCGGGCTCTGTTTCGCTCAAGCGAAAATCATCAGGCAAGAAAAAACCGGCTTCTTGAGAAGGTAAAAATACTTGCTGCACATAGCTCGGCCGCCCTTCTATCAGTGGGGCCGAGTGGCGCTGGGCTATAAGCTCCGCAAAGACGACATCCGCCCCCATAGCCAAGGAGGAAAGCCCAACTAGCACATACCCTGGCCCCGGAAATTCAGTTTCCAGTTCGTCTAACAGATGGGCAAGCGTTGCGCGCAAGGACGTATCACCCTGGGGTAGTTTACGCTTACCAACAAAGCCGATAGTCAGGAATCTAGGTAGCAGCGGGGTAGCTGGGGCATCAGGAGTGGCCATAGGTCAAGAAAAGAAGGAACTCAGCAGGAACAACAGGTAACTCAGCGCAAGGCAAATCAGGAAGGATACAAATAAGCTTGGTTGTGGCGGGCAAAGGCCGGCTGTAGCATTTACCCGTGTCGGGTGGTCCATTCCGTGGTTTCTGCCCGTAGAATGCGTTCCGATTCGGTTATGAAATGCTGAAAGGTGTCTGGTGATACCGGCGCCTGCGGGCACTGCTTGTGCTGTGCTAGCAAGGCGTCGCCCACTAGTTGGTATCGGGCCGCTAAGGGCTCTAAGCCTTCGGTTTCAATATAGGCCTTCACTAACCCAGCGCCTCCAATCAAAACCAGAAAAAAATTGAAATTGAAGAAGGATATACTAGAAGACCAGTTCTGCACAATAGCCAGCAGGCGGACCAAGTTCCAGCCAAAAGCTACTACCAAGATGCCATAGCTGAAGTAGTGCC contains:
- the mutM gene encoding DNA-formamidopyrimidine glycosylase, yielding MPELPEVETYRRFLDDIILHQPITAFEVKDAHVLVTDEDTLRKALVGRHVTATRRLGKNCFLELDNGQVLALHFGMTGDVGAYRDDHDAPRFTRVAFHLADGLRVAFIDPRKFGRIRLVESVAQYQKAKKLGPDALDVTPEHLQAVLGTKKPMIKPLLLDQGITAGLGNWIVDEVLFQAKIHPERRAHTLSSKEFKALHAAIQLVLTTAIQHEATYRHFPASFLIHAREWDDSATPGTDAHTFCPRHPKTLIDKGYVGGRATYHCPRCQPAPASDMDSSASATGAKPDEQHQQSA
- a CDS encoding radical SAM protein; translated protein: MPERPYIYYDFTLSLCPECLRRIEAKIVFEDGNVYMLKRCPEHGRQKVRIATDIEYYKSIRNYVKPSETPRRFNMATHYGCPYDCGLCTDHEQHSCLTVVEITDRCNLTCPTCYAESSPTHGRHRTLEEVEAMVDLVVANEGEPDVVQLSGGEPTLHPQFWEILDMCKRKPIKHLMVNTNGVRLAKDEAFVARLATYAGAFEVYLQFDSFRENVLQTMRGRDLREVRQKAIANLNKHNLSTTLVVTLQKGLNDDEMGDIIDYALKQRCVRGVTFQPTQAAGRLDNFNPATDSFSLTEVRQGIINQSSVFTAADLLPVPCNPDALAMAYALKLDGEVFPLTRYLDPAELLTNSSNTIVYERDPRLRQHMLKLFSTANTVDTVVPEINQLLCCLPQVSAPNLSYDNLFRIIILQFMDAHNFDVRAVKKSCVHIVSKDLKIVPFETMNIFYRDAEKLARLDELRSERTGII
- a CDS encoding prolipoprotein diacylglyceryl transferase; protein product: MSYPVHLTLGPLFLPVHLLCEVLAYTLGYRYYQRLRTRTTDPISSEHRLWIFVGCSVGALLGSRLLGLLEHPEVLLHPPGGALYYFTNKTIVGGFLGGLIGVELTKKRLGITASSGDLMVFPLLLGLSIGRLGCHLSGLEDGTYGTATALPWGIDFGDGIPRHPTNLYEILFLGVLALLLWLQERRRPLPNGRRFQLFLAAYLLFRLLAEFIKPTPPLPGLGLTAIQCACVAGLGYYVWVWWRRDRAMAALPLE
- a CDS encoding SDR family NAD(P)-dependent oxidoreductase, coding for MKAEKRNNWLALAGAGALLAAATLWSNRRGSYNLQGRVVLITGGSRGLGLILARQAVAEGAKVAICARDADELERARQELAAGGAEVLAVSRDLMVPGEVRTMVAEVQEKLGPIDVLINNAGIITGGPLDHMELREYEESMDTHFWAPLHAMQAVLPDMRQRGEGRIVNIASVGGKVAVPHLAPYCASKFALVGLSESFRSELLQYGIQVTTVCPGLLRTGSPPHAIIKGQHIKEYAWFTIADSMPAITVGAESAARQIWNACRRGDAEIIIGLPAKLLSGIHGLAPGTTADMLSWVNRALPGPTDEQGDARRYGHESESPITQSWLTTLTRKAAKKNNQQ
- a CDS encoding PhzF family phenazine biosynthesis protein, with translation MPTLPFLLVDAFTETPLGGNPCAVVLDADNLTDEQMQRLAREFNQSETAFVRRSADADFGVRFFTPAEEIPLAGHPTIATVVALMHAGRLPLTGPRTTLQLALRDGPIRIDVDAAAAPDELPQVLMTQRKPVFGLLHDPAVVAPLFGLTPNDVLPGAPIQTVSTGTRQLMMFLRDHDALRRATPPEPAAYARYRATSDFFSPHLFCLGGATPTGHTFARQFGTPPDLAEDPVTGSATGGMAAYLWHYAYLAQPDFIAEQGHWLGRPGTINVHVAGPREDIEFVRIGGTGVVLVEGKLTM
- a CDS encoding sulfite exporter TauE/SafE family protein, with protein sequence MITTLTLALLCLFAFMAGFIDSMVGGGGLIQLPAMLLLLKGVPEATIFGTGKVSSLMGTAAALRRYAGQVPIQWRSVGTAAATAGTFAFLGARVVSMFPRELLRPMVLGLLVVIALYTFWRKDLGSLHAPRLSPRREVWVAIIMGAVIGFYDGFFGPGTGSFLLFTFVGLFGYDFLTASASAKLVNVATNIAGLAYFAYTGQVLWMVALPMALCNMVGSSLGAQVALKQGTGFVRILFLVVVSGIILKLGWETFQ